The following DNA comes from Sediminitomix flava.
TTCAACGGCCATTATGGGACTACCTTTAGGAGGTGCTTATGTATGGGCATTCAATGCAAAAGACAACCAACTTCAAAAAGTTGATGCTAAAGTAAATCAGCTGAACAATGATGATTGGGTAGAAGTAGAACTGCAATCTGAACAATGGGATTGGATTGTGTCTGCAGGAGGATGCTATTTGCATGAAGGACAGAAAGTCCGTGTACAAGAAGAGGTACGTCATATTTCAATGAGATAAGGGAGGTGAGATATGAGCTTAACGGATTTTACTTTAAAAAATAAACCCTTCAGTTGGTTTGCCCTTGCATTGGTACTGTTGGGAGGAATGTTTGCCTATCTAAAAATAGGAAAACTAGAAGATGCGCCATTTACCATCAAACAAGCGGTTGTACTGACTACTTACCCGGGAGCCTCTGCTGAGGAAGTTTCTGAGCAAGTGACAGACAAGCTAGAAGAAGCTATTCAGTCTTTGGGCGAATTGGATTATGTGGAAACAATCAACAGACCAGGAGTGTCTCGTATTGATGTTTACCTCAAAAAAACAACAAAACAAGCCGATTTACAGCAAGTTTGGGATAAACTTCGACGAAAAGTAGGTGATGCACAAACACAACTTCCTTCGGGTGCAGGGCCTTCAATTGTCAATGATGATTTTGCAGATGTACTTGGTGTTTTCTACGGCATCTACGGAGACGGATTTAGCTATAAAGAACTGAACGACTATGCTGATGAACTGAAAAAGGAAATTCTTAAAGTTCCTAACGTAGCCAAAGTAAATCTCTTCGGAAAAGCGCAAGAAAGCATAGATATTCAATTGTCTCTGACGACCATGAGTGAATTAGGTATTTCTATGGATGCTTTAGTTACTGCACTGAATCAGCAAAACCAATTGGTCAACTCTGGTTTTTTGAATACACCAACACAACGTATCCGAATTCAAACCACAGGAGATTTTGATGAATTAGAAGCCATCAAAAACTTCTTGATTACAGCTGAAGATGGTAGCCAAATTCCACTGAAAGACATTGCTACTTTAAAACAATCTTATGTGGAGCCTTTTACTTCAAAAATGAAGATTCAAGGTCTCCCTGCCATCGGTATTGCTATCTCTACGGTTGACGGTGCAAATGTAGTAGATATGGCATCAGCTGTAGCTTCTCGTCTTCAAGAATTGGAAGAAGACATGCCTTCGGGGCTACTGCTTAAAAATATATATGACCAAGGTGCGGCTTCCCAAGAAGCGAATGACGGATTTGTCATTAACCTTGTCGCTTCGGTAGGAACAGTAGTTTTAATTCTACTTTTCTTTATCGGATTGAAAAATGGTATTCTGGTTGGTTCTGGGCTGATTTTCTCTATTCTCGGAACATTAATCGTGATGTGGGTCACTGGGCTGAATATGGAACGTGTTTCCTTGGCTGCATTGATCATCGCGATGGGTATGCTTGTAGATAACTCCATTGTAGTGGTTGAGGCCACTCTTATGGCTATGAAAAGAGGAATCCGTAAAGGAGAGGCTATCATGATGGCGGTAAAGGGTTCGGCTTGGCCACTACTTGGAGCAACGATTATTGCGATTCTTACCTTTTTACCAATTCGTCTTTCTCCAGATAACACAGGAGAATACCTTTCTTCTTTGTTCTCCGTATTGGCAATTTCACTGACACTAAGTTGGATTTTTGCCATGACCCAAACGCCTCTTGTTTGTGATGATTTCATCAAAGATGAAGAGGAAAATGGCGAGCAAGACGATCCGTACCAAGGGAAGTTCTATGACATTTTCAGAAAAGTATTGAATTGGTGTATTGCCAAAAAATACATTGCCTTATCGATACTTATAGGATTATTTATCACCACCATCTTTAGTTTCAGATTCTTGAGTGTGATTTTCATGCCTGATCTTGACAAACCCATGATTAAAGTGAATGCCTTCTTACCTGAAGGCGCTCGCTTTGGGTATACTGAAGAGCAAGCAGATGCCATGTTCAATTGGCTAATCACTCGGGAAGGGGTAAAAGAAGTCACTACTACAATCGGACAAACTCCACCAAGATATTTCTTGGCTTCAAGCTCATTTGGCCCTCAATCCAACTACTTCCACCTAATCGTAGAATGTGAGGATTTTGAAGCTACCGAAAAGCTTTTGGAAATGATGGAAGCGGAGAAAGAAACTCTTTGGCCAGATGTCTATGTCCGTCCAGAATATTTCTCGGTGATGTCTCCGAAAGAGTCAAAGGTACAAGCCAGATTTATGGGTCCAGACCCCGTTGTTTTAGATAGCTTGGCAAATGAAGCGATGGAGATTATGAGGGTAAGTCCGTATGCCAGACATATTCATAGTGATTGGAATAATATGTCTGCGAAATGGTCTGTAGAATATGCTCCAGAAAAAGCCGCTCATGCCAATGTCACTAGAGCACATCTTGCGAATGCATTCCAGACCATGGGAGATGGAATTACGGTTGGGGTCTACAGAGAAAAAGACAAGCAGATGCCAATTATCATTAAAACCGAAGAATCGGGAATTAGTGATATGCAACAGGTCAATAACCTTACGGTGATGGCAGGAACGAAAAGTGTGCCTTTAGAACAAGTCACCAAAGATCTTCAGCTCGAATTTGAATATCCTGTGGTCAAAACTTATAACCGAAGAAAGGCTATTTCAGCCATGTGTGACCCTGTTTTGGGAGTAACTACTGGGATGGTTCAAAAAGATATCACTGAAAAGATAGAAGGAATGGATTTACCCGATGGCTATTCATTTATGTGGGATGCAGAGAAGAAAAGTCAACAAGAAGCTGTAGAAGCCATTCTGACTTATTTTCCTTTAGCAATTCTACTTATCATCGGAATTCTGATTGCCTTATTCGGAGATTACAAACAACCACTGATTGTTATTGTGATGCTCCCAATGTCTTTGATCGGCTTAGTATTCGGACTGATTTTACTCAATAAGCCATTCGACTTTATGAGTTTCATTGGTTGGATTGGTCTACTCGGAATGATCATTAAAAATGTGATTGTTCTTTTGGATGAAGCTAATGTTCAAAGAGCCGAAGGGCAAAATCATTACAATGCCATTATGCAGGCTACCGTTTCACGTATGCGTCCTGTACTGATGGCCGCTATTACCACCATGTTTGGTATGGTTCCTCTAATTCCTGATAGTGTATTCGGTTCTATGTCAGTTTCCATCATCTTCGGACTTGGCTTCGCGACATTCCTTACCCTTTTGGCAGTACCTGTCTTCTATGCCATTTTCTATAATGTCAAGGAAGACAGTATGTAACCCAATTGAAAGTTGGGGCATAGTTAGGGTGCCCCTCTTTCTCTTATATCATTCATCATTAGCGCATAGAAGAACAAACTTATGTCAAAAAATAGAAAGCCGTGGAAGGTTGTCGGGCTCTGTATGCTATGGGGGCTAACACCTATCTATTCATACGCTCAAGAAGAAATTGATCCATATTTATCAAAATATAGAGAGGAAGCCTTGGCACACGAACAAAGTGTTCAAATGGCCGAAAACCAAGTGAGTGCCGCCGAAGCCAATTATCGAGCTACAATTTCGGACATGCTTCCACAAATATCACTGGACGGGAATTATACCTATGTCCAAAATCCTACGCAACTCACGCTCCCAGATATTTTAGGAGGTGAATTAGGTGGTATGACTATACAAGGGGCTGCAAATCATCAATACGGCACATACGCCCGACTGAATCAATCAATCTACAATGGAGGGTTGCTTCAAGAGCGAAAAAAGAAAGCCGATATTCAGAAAGATAAAGCTCAAGACCAACTCCAACTGACCAAAACGGAGGTTGTCTTACTTACTGATATTCAATACTGGCAAACCGTAGCTCAACAAGAAGTATTAGCTGCTATGGAGGAATATCGTGATGCCATGAGACATCTGACCAGTGTGGTTGAAGATATGGTAGAGTCTGGTGCAAATAGCAGAAATGATTTGCTAATGTCTGAGGTCAGAATGAACAAGGCTGAGCTAGCAGTCGTGCAAGCTGAGAACAATCTTGCAGTGACGAAAATGTCATTCAATCGTTTATTAGGGCATGAATTTAAAGAAGAAATAACAATCAGTGATTCGATTTCATTTCTCAGTCCAAGCCTGCTCATGCACCTAGAACCTCAAGTAAGAGCTGAGTTGAAGATTGCTGAAAAAGAAGTACAAGAAAGTGAAAGCGACTTCAAAATGGTTAAAGGAAAATACCTACCCCAACTGAATGCTACGGCTGTCGGGATGTACTCCTCTCCTGGTTATGATTTTCAGCCTGGAGCTGTACCAAACATGCAAGCGGGTTTAACTATGGCTATTCCACTTTATGCAGGTTCTAAAAAGAAGAATGAAAAAGCTATGGTAAAAATGAAGGTGGAAAATAGCCAACTTCAATTGGAACGAACACAAGAGATGCTCAACCTCGAACACGAACAATCTTTTGTGGCTTGGCAAAATAGCTTGCAAGAAGCTCAACTTGCACAAAAAGCAGTAGAAAAAGCTAAAGAGAATGCCGCTATCATGATGGACCGATATGAAGAAGGAATGATTGCCATTCTTGAAGTGCTCGATGCCCAAATCTACTTCGAACAAGCCATGGTCGATTATATTCAGTCAAAATTAAATATGAAGGTACAATATACACACTACCTAAGAGCGGTAGGTGTATTATATCACAACTAGAATTTTATTCTGCACATATATAATTGGATGTAAAATCCATTCTCATGATCATCTACCTGACTCCATCAATTGATGGAGTCACTTTTTTTCTACTTTGTAAAAAACAACACCTATGAGCGAAAAGGTATACCTTCTCAAACCCACTATCCGATGGGGATTTAGCTTTGTTATTTCCTGTGCCTCTCTCTACTTTATTGCTTGGGGAATGATCCCGAACTTCTCTCCTCTTGACATATTCACTTCATATATCAGTGTCTTGTATGTCGCTTGGTTTAACAGCTCTGTTTACCTTGCTTTCAAGATTGACAAGCAGCTCGATAAGGTGCTTCCATGGAAAAAAAATCAGAAACTTCGTTTTTGGATTGAATTGGTCATCATTTTTATAATGGCTATTCTTTTCTTCTACATCGTTTCTATTCTTTCAGGATTATTTCAAGGTGAACTCAAGTGGTTTCCAAACAAAGCGAGTATCACCATAAGTATTTTGAGTTCTATCATTTTATTATTACAAACCTCTTCGCTACTCGTTCAGAATTTTCTTCAAAATTGGCAAGCAGCCGATTTGAGAGCAGAACAGCTCAAACAACAAAAACTACAATTTGAGTACAAAGCTTTACAGGCTCAGCTCAATCCGCACTTCCTTTTCAATAGTTTAAATGTTCTAGTTTCTGAAATAGAACACGATCCTCAGAAAGCCAAGAACTTTGCACTCGACCTTGCGGATGTCTATCGATATGTGTTGCAGAGCAAAGACAAACAGACCGTGACATTAAAAGAAGAATGGGAAGCTGTAAAAAGTTATATCGAATTGCATCAAGTACGATTGGGCGATGGATTAGTTATCAAAACGAAATTTTCAGAAGAGACACTTGAAAGGGAAATACCACCTCTAACATTGCAAACACTGGTTGAAAATTGCTTGAAACACAACCAAGCAACAGTGCGTAAACCTCTAAAAATTGAAATTATAGCTGAAGGAACAGCATTGCGTATAAATAATAATCTTCAACCTAAACTCAACCCGACCACGCATGGCGTAGGTTTAGGAGCCGTAAAACAACGCTATGCTTTACTTAAAGCAGAAAGCGAAGTGAACATTCAGCAGGATAAAACACATTTTCAAGTTACAGTTCCATTAATTTAGAAGTCTATGAATGTCATAATTATAGAAGATGAAATACCGGCTCAAAGATATTTGACAGATTTACTTCAAAAGCACAGACCTAATTGGAAAGTTATAGAGACTCTACAATCTGTAGAAGAATCTGTAGAATTTATCAAGAGCAACGAACAGCCTATTGCACTCTATTTCATGGATATTCAGTTAACAGATGGCTTAAGTTTCGAGATTTTTGACCAATGCGAAATAGATGCTCCTGTTGTTTTTGTTACTGCTTATGATGAATATGCTTTGCAAGCTTTTGAAGTCAATAGCCTCAATTACATGCTTAAACCTCTTCGAGAGGAAGCTCTTATCAGCACTATTGAGAAATTCGAGGCTCAGCTAGTACAAACCTCACCTACTGAAGACATCATTCAAACTGTAATGCAAGATTATATTGGGCAGAAGAAATCGTATCGAAAGCGATTCTTAGTTCAAAATATCAAGCACATTGAAGTCTTACCTTCCAATCAAATTGCCTACTTCCTTTCTGAAAATAAAGCTGTATATGCCTACACTTTTGACCATCGGCGTCATCAACTTGACTTTAGTTTAGATAAACTAAGTACACAACTTGATCCAGAGGATTTTTATCGTGTAAACCGACAATGTATTACCAATGTAAATGCAGTAAAACAACTTGAACCATACTTCAATGGGAAGTGGATTTTACATTTGAATCCCAAAACAGAAGAACAAATCATTATTTCAAAAGACAAAATCGGAAAGTTCAAACAGTGGCTAGACCTATAAAAACTGATATATCGTTAAATGATATCAATAAGTTTTTTGTTGAGCAGAAATAGTACTAACTCACATAAAATCATATTTGAAAATAAACTTACTAACCTATGAATTTATATAACCTTAGATCACTTTTCGTTCTGATTTCAATGTCTCTTACGCTAAATGCTTCCGCACAAGAGCTATCCGATTTAAAAACATTAGACAGACCCAATGGATTTTATGCCACCCTTAACTATGAAGCAGACAATGTAATAAATGAGGATACGTTCGAAAAAGAACCTTCTATCACCCACACAGATTACAAAAGAGTATCAAAGAAGAAAGATGGATTAGGAATGTGGGCTATTCAGATTGTATTCAATAAACAAGGTCAAGAAAAAATATATCAGCTCACAAAAGAGAATATAAATAAGCCCATTGCCATTGTTATTGACAAACACATTGTCTCAATGCCTAAAATCATGATGCCAATTACTGGAGACAAAACCCTCATTTCAGGTAATTTTACGGAGCAAGAAGTTGATAATATGGTCAAGCAATTAAAAACAAAATAAACTCGTTCCTTAAGACTAAAATAGGTGGATATATCTATTCGGATACTTTCGACTTCTATTCAGGTTGATCTTTCACCGTGGCTGCAATTAGGAGAAAGAAAGTCAAGTCCAACTCGACCTCCCACGCTTCAATCTAGCCCAAGCTCTGTAAGATGGGACAAACAACCTTCCTATACGCATTGGCGAAGAGTTTGCCACAAAAGCGGTGAAGCGATTGTCTGTGGGTTGACCGTTTTTTATGTGGCTTGATTTTCTGGGCGGACGCAGTCTTCGTTTCTTTGATCAAGCAAAGAAATGAAGACTACCATTTGAGTAAGGAATACAATCTCCACTATGTATGAATTTATATGAATGGAAAACAAACCTTTATTCTTATGTCCACCTATTTATTCTACGGTACTGGACTCATTTCAAATTCATCAGGACAAAGCTTAAAAATGCCCCTTTTCAAAAAGCAGAATATTGTTAAAAAATAACAAAAGTAGTTATTTACTTTAGTTAGTATCATAAAGTATAAATGATGCTTATCAATACTTTAGATCAAACCACAATCTACTTTTGCTACATTCAAAACAGATTTCGCTTTTTATCATGAAAAACTTACTAAGCACTTTAGTAGCATTATTCGTCGTTGTTAACCTATCTCAAGCCCAAACATTTAGCATAGGAACCTCAGCCGTTTATGGTGACGATATAGAAGAAGCAGGATTTAACCTAAGAGGTATGGTTCACCTTGACAAACACATCGGTTTAGTAGCAGAATACACGACTTTCCATCAGCATGATGAAATCGCACATCATGAACTTGAACAAAAGCGTTTATGGGAAATCAACCTTAATGCTGAGTATAATATTCACCTTCTTAAGCATCTTGGTATTTATCCTTTAGTTGGTCTCAACTACAGTCATGAGCTTGAAGATATTCATGAACTAACAGGAGCAGAAACACATTCATACACTGCTCAAAATCATGATTCACACCATGAAATCAACTCTTTCGGAATGAACCTTGGTGCAGGTATTCATTACGAATTAGGTCACTTTGAACCTTTTGTAGAATACGGACACCTTTTTTCTGATCTACCACAAAATGTATTTTCTGTGGGGCTGATGTACCACATAGGTAATCATCATCACAAACCACACACTAAACATAAACACCATAATATTTAAGGAAATATTAAATGACATAATTTAGGAAGGGAGTAAAAGCAAATTCAGCTTTTACTCCCTTTTTTCATTAGTTTCTTTAACAGAAGCTGTTTAACTTTAATTGATTTTACAGTACACCAAAAACATAACTATTTTTTCAAATGTCAGAATCAGTTAAAGAACAAGATCAGCCAACTGCTGCTGAGGTAAAGAATGAGATGCTCAAATCGAAATATGATGCCATTAAAGAATGGGCTGTCGCTTTTGGCGTCTTAATTACTTTGATTTCATCCATTCTTTCTAGTGTAACCTCTCATCAGAACTCAAAACAGCTCCAAAGTTTGGAAGAAAGGTTCTACAATGAACTTGACACCATAGCGGCTAATTTTGTGGTAGATGAATTAATTCCTCCTTCCAAACAATTTTCAAATTACAAGCTAGAAGGACGTTTTGAGACTTCACTTTCTCAATTGAAAGATCACGATCTATGGGTTTTTGTAAACGATGGAGATTCTTTTTATGCTCCCAAAACTCCAATTGTTGTGAGTAGCGACCAACGATGGTTTCACAATTCGGTGCCGATTGCAATAGACGGTAGAATTACTTTGGTTTTTGCTGTGGTTGATAAAAGTGAAAGTAAGCGTCTACAATCTTTGGCGAACTCAACCCCTAGTCTTGTGATGAATGGGCTGTCGGATAGTTTTAAGGTTATAGATCATCAACACATCAACAAAGAAGGCGATAAAGTGACTTACAAAAGTGAAGAAGATTTTATCAGTTTAAACCAAGACGCTAAAACAAAAAAGGGAAGTATTCACTAATTTGTAGTTCGTGGATATTGTTATTTTAATGTGACAACAGCGCTATTTTAGCAAAAACAAAGTTTGCAATTTCTCCTATTAAACTAAATTCTAAAATGAAAGAGGCATTAAAAGAATTCGTTTACAATTTCGAGTATCTCACCAAAGAAGAGGCTGATTTGATTATTGAAAAAACAAATCTGCAATCTTTTAAAAAAGGTACGATTTTGCTTTCTGAGGGAGAAATTGCAAAAAATTGCTATGCTGTCATTCAAGGCTTAGTCAGAGAATATTACTACATAGATGGCGTTGATAAAACTACTGCTTTTTACACGGAAGGGCAGCCTGTCAATTCTTTCAGCAGTGCAACCAATCAAACACCTTCTAAACATTATTGGGAATGTGCCGAAGACTGTATATTGACAGTTGGTTCAGATTCCTTGATTAATGAAATGTGTGAATTGATTCCTAGATTGAAAGAATTTATCCTACTAGAAGTGGAGAAGAACACAGGCGAACTTCAAGATCGTTTTGCGACATTTATGACTTCTAGCCATGAAGAAAGATTCGAGAATTTGATGGCTACCAATCCGTCACTGATAAACCGAGTTCCTCAATATCAGATTGCCAGTTATTTGGGAGTAACTCCCGAATCTTTAAGTAGAATCAAGAAAAGATTGCTCAAAAAAGCCTAGAAGGTCATTATGATATTTCCTTTTTTTCTTCCAGAATCGATATAGTGATGTGCTTCCACAACATCTTCTATGGAATAAGTTTTGTCGATAATCGTTTTCAGCTTGTGAGATTCTATCAACTCATTAATTTCATTCAAATACTTCTTTAGCTTTTTAGCTTCTTGTAAACCTGTTGCCTCAAATTTCACTTTCTGATTCCCCCACAAAGAGGTCTTCAACATATCTTTTAATATCGAGAGACTAAGAACAGGTGTGATAAATCTGCCTTCTTCTTTCAACACATTTTTACATTTTGCAAATGAGCTTTCCCCTATGGTATCATAGACCAAATCATACTTGGTGCTCTCTTTCGTAAAATCTGTTTCTTTGTAATCTATCAGATAGTCTGCTCCGAGCAATTTCACCAAATTATGATTCTTTTCACTACAGACTCCTGTAACTGTAGCCCCAAGACTTTTCGCAATCTGCACCGCTGAAGTACCTAAAGACCCCGAAGCTCCATTGATCAATACATGCTGTCCTGATTTCAGCTCACCAACATTGACTAAAAAATTGTAAGAAGTGAGAGCACCATCACAGATTGGTGCCGCTTCTTCTAAAGCAATTCCCTTTGGCAAAGGCAAAACAATATCATTTGCAGCATGTACACAAACATATTCTGCATTCGCACTAAAGTTGATACTAGTTTCTCCGTATACTTCATCTCCAATATTAAAATCGTCAACCTCACTTCCTACGGCTTCTACCACTCCTGCAAAACCTGTCCCTATTACTGGATTTTTAGGTCCTTTGAAACCTAAGAAAAGTCTAGCAAACTTTGGTGTCCCTTGTCGCATCATAGCATCAGCTCTGGTCATACTCGCAGCATGATTTCTCACAAGTATGTCATTTGGTTTAACTACAGGAATAGGCAATTCTTTTATTTCTAGCACATCGGCATTTCCATATTGAGGACAAATAACGGCTTTCATCATAACTAGTTCTTGTTTTAATTTTTATGTCTAAATGTGAAAGCAAGAAGCCCAGAATGAAAACCAATTTCATTGACTTAAGATAAGATTTTAGAAAAAGAGTGAATTTTATTTAAAAAGCTTGACTCACTTTCTTTCCTATAAAAAACTACAAAATAGCCAGTTAGCTATAATCAAATATTCAACTCACAGAAAGGGCGTTTCAACGCTTAAGAATTATTAAATTTTTGAAGTTTTGAACTTCAGAATCTCAAGCTAATTTTGTGTCAACAAGTAAAGAATGCTAATCCTAAAGAAACATATCGAGCTAATAGGGACTCTCAAAGAGTACACAACTCCAAGTCCCCGACGTACTCGTCAAGTCCGACGACGACGATAAGGCTTGTTGTGTCTTAGTGATTCAACTCTCCAAATTCGATCGAAATCTT
Coding sequences within:
- a CDS encoding efflux RND transporter permease subunit: MSLTDFTLKNKPFSWFALALVLLGGMFAYLKIGKLEDAPFTIKQAVVLTTYPGASAEEVSEQVTDKLEEAIQSLGELDYVETINRPGVSRIDVYLKKTTKQADLQQVWDKLRRKVGDAQTQLPSGAGPSIVNDDFADVLGVFYGIYGDGFSYKELNDYADELKKEILKVPNVAKVNLFGKAQESIDIQLSLTTMSELGISMDALVTALNQQNQLVNSGFLNTPTQRIRIQTTGDFDELEAIKNFLITAEDGSQIPLKDIATLKQSYVEPFTSKMKIQGLPAIGIAISTVDGANVVDMASAVASRLQELEEDMPSGLLLKNIYDQGAASQEANDGFVINLVASVGTVVLILLFFIGLKNGILVGSGLIFSILGTLIVMWVTGLNMERVSLAALIIAMGMLVDNSIVVVEATLMAMKRGIRKGEAIMMAVKGSAWPLLGATIIAILTFLPIRLSPDNTGEYLSSLFSVLAISLTLSWIFAMTQTPLVCDDFIKDEEENGEQDDPYQGKFYDIFRKVLNWCIAKKYIALSILIGLFITTIFSFRFLSVIFMPDLDKPMIKVNAFLPEGARFGYTEEQADAMFNWLITREGVKEVTTTIGQTPPRYFLASSSFGPQSNYFHLIVECEDFEATEKLLEMMEAEKETLWPDVYVRPEYFSVMSPKESKVQARFMGPDPVVLDSLANEAMEIMRVSPYARHIHSDWNNMSAKWSVEYAPEKAAHANVTRAHLANAFQTMGDGITVGVYREKDKQMPIIIKTEESGISDMQQVNNLTVMAGTKSVPLEQVTKDLQLEFEYPVVKTYNRRKAISAMCDPVLGVTTGMVQKDITEKIEGMDLPDGYSFMWDAEKKSQQEAVEAILTYFPLAILLIIGILIALFGDYKQPLIVIVMLPMSLIGLVFGLILLNKPFDFMSFIGWIGLLGMIIKNVIVLLDEANVQRAEGQNHYNAIMQATVSRMRPVLMAAITTMFGMVPLIPDSVFGSMSVSIIFGLGFATFLTLLAVPVFYAIFYNVKEDSM
- a CDS encoding TolC family protein, with translation MSKNRKPWKVVGLCMLWGLTPIYSYAQEEIDPYLSKYREEALAHEQSVQMAENQVSAAEANYRATISDMLPQISLDGNYTYVQNPTQLTLPDILGGELGGMTIQGAANHQYGTYARLNQSIYNGGLLQERKKKADIQKDKAQDQLQLTKTEVVLLTDIQYWQTVAQQEVLAAMEEYRDAMRHLTSVVEDMVESGANSRNDLLMSEVRMNKAELAVVQAENNLAVTKMSFNRLLGHEFKEEITISDSISFLSPSLLMHLEPQVRAELKIAEKEVQESESDFKMVKGKYLPQLNATAVGMYSSPGYDFQPGAVPNMQAGLTMAIPLYAGSKKKNEKAMVKMKVENSQLQLERTQEMLNLEHEQSFVAWQNSLQEAQLAQKAVEKAKENAAIMMDRYEEGMIAILEVLDAQIYFEQAMVDYIQSKLNMKVQYTHYLRAVGVLYHN
- a CDS encoding sensor histidine kinase, giving the protein MSEKVYLLKPTIRWGFSFVISCASLYFIAWGMIPNFSPLDIFTSYISVLYVAWFNSSVYLAFKIDKQLDKVLPWKKNQKLRFWIELVIIFIMAILFFYIVSILSGLFQGELKWFPNKASITISILSSIILLLQTSSLLVQNFLQNWQAADLRAEQLKQQKLQFEYKALQAQLNPHFLFNSLNVLVSEIEHDPQKAKNFALDLADVYRYVLQSKDKQTVTLKEEWEAVKSYIELHQVRLGDGLVIKTKFSEETLEREIPPLTLQTLVENCLKHNQATVRKPLKIEIIAEGTALRINNNLQPKLNPTTHGVGLGAVKQRYALLKAESEVNIQQDKTHFQVTVPLI
- a CDS encoding LytR/AlgR family response regulator transcription factor yields the protein MNVIIIEDEIPAQRYLTDLLQKHRPNWKVIETLQSVEESVEFIKSNEQPIALYFMDIQLTDGLSFEIFDQCEIDAPVVFVTAYDEYALQAFEVNSLNYMLKPLREEALISTIEKFEAQLVQTSPTEDIIQTVMQDYIGQKKSYRKRFLVQNIKHIEVLPSNQIAYFLSENKAVYAYTFDHRRHQLDFSLDKLSTQLDPEDFYRVNRQCITNVNAVKQLEPYFNGKWILHLNPKTEEQIIISKDKIGKFKQWLDL
- a CDS encoding SecDF P1 head subdomain-containing protein — encoded protein: MNLYNLRSLFVLISMSLTLNASAQELSDLKTLDRPNGFYATLNYEADNVINEDTFEKEPSITHTDYKRVSKKKDGLGMWAIQIVFNKQGQEKIYQLTKENINKPIAIVIDKHIVSMPKIMMPITGDKTLISGNFTEQEVDNMVKQLKTK
- a CDS encoding outer membrane beta-barrel protein translates to MKNLLSTLVALFVVVNLSQAQTFSIGTSAVYGDDIEEAGFNLRGMVHLDKHIGLVAEYTTFHQHDEIAHHELEQKRLWEINLNAEYNIHLLKHLGIYPLVGLNYSHELEDIHELTGAETHSYTAQNHDSHHEINSFGMNLGAGIHYELGHFEPFVEYGHLFSDLPQNVFSVGLMYHIGNHHHKPHTKHKHHNI
- a CDS encoding Crp/Fnr family transcriptional regulator, which codes for MKEALKEFVYNFEYLTKEEADLIIEKTNLQSFKKGTILLSEGEIAKNCYAVIQGLVREYYYIDGVDKTTAFYTEGQPVNSFSSATNQTPSKHYWECAEDCILTVGSDSLINEMCELIPRLKEFILLEVEKNTGELQDRFATFMTSSHEERFENLMATNPSLINRVPQYQIASYLGVTPESLSRIKKRLLKKA
- a CDS encoding NAD(P)-dependent alcohol dehydrogenase, which gives rise to MMKAVICPQYGNADVLEIKELPIPVVKPNDILVRNHAASMTRADAMMRQGTPKFARLFLGFKGPKNPVIGTGFAGVVEAVGSEVDDFNIGDEVYGETSINFSANAEYVCVHAANDIVLPLPKGIALEEAAPICDGALTSYNFLVNVGELKSGQHVLINGASGSLGTSAVQIAKSLGATVTGVCSEKNHNLVKLLGADYLIDYKETDFTKESTKYDLVYDTIGESSFAKCKNVLKEEGRFITPVLSLSILKDMLKTSLWGNQKVKFEATGLQEAKKLKKYLNEINELIESHKLKTIIDKTYSIEDVVEAHHYIDSGRKKGNIIMTF